The Argentina anserina chromosome 3, drPotAnse1.1, whole genome shotgun sequence genome includes a region encoding these proteins:
- the LOC126787341 gene encoding uncharacterized protein LOC126787341 has protein sequence MATIRMSQSLLALLVVLVSMEAVSLVLGQGNGNGNGNGNSGNGNSPSGNSGNGNSGNGNGNGNGNNGSVNANDDEPDKTATSHYDELTPLASGQERGFCKAKGACYYKTLVCPPECPQRKPKKNKKNKGCFINCGSKCEVTCKYRRSNCNGYGSLCYDPRFVGGDGIMFYFHGAKGGNFAIVSDNNLQINAHFIGTRPTGRTRDYTWVQAFSVMFDSHTLVIAAKRTSEWDAKVDALMVKWDGESVSIPTDGEAEWRIMAEGREVIVERTDDSNNVRVTVSGLVEMDIRVRPIGAMENKVHNYQIPAGDSFAHLETQFRFSNLSDLVEGVLGKTYRPGYVSPVKVGVLMPMMGGEDKYETPSLFSPICKVCRFQRQSGLAQF, from the exons ATGGCTACAATAAGAATGTCACAATCATTATTGGCCCTCCTTGTAGTACTTGTTTCCATGGAAGCAGTGTCCCTTGTTCTGGGCCAAGGCAATGGAAATGGCAACGGCAACGGCAACAGCGGAAACGGCAATAGTCCTAGCGGAAACAGTGGCAATGGCAATAGTGGCAACGGCAACGGCAACGGAAATGGGAATAATGGGAGTGTGAATGCCAATGACGACGAACCTGATAAAACTGCTACTTCCCACTACGATGAATTGACACCGTTAGCATCTGGACAGGAGAGAGGCTTCTGCAAAGCAAAGGGTGCCTGCTATTACAAGACTCTTGTGTGTCCACCAGAATGCCCTCAGAGAAAGccaaagaagaacaagaagaacaagggTTGTTTCATCAACTGCGGCAGCAAATGTGAAGTCACTTGCAAGT ATAGGAGATCCAACTGTAATGGGTATGGTTCTCTCTGCTATGATCCAAGGTTTGTAGGTGGTGATGGTATAATGTTCTACTTCCACGGAGCCAAAGGAGGAAACTTTGCCATTGTTTCAGATAACAACCTTCAAATCAATGCACACTTCATTGGAACTCGACCAACAGGAAGGACTCGTGATTACACGTGGGTTCAAGCTTTCTCAGTCATGTTCGACAGTCATACCCTAGTTATTGCAGCAAAGAGGACCTCAGAGTGGGATGCCAAGGTTGACGCACTCATGGTGAAGTGGGATGGTGAGTCAGTTTCCATCCCTACCGATGGAGAAGCCGAATGGAGGATCATGGCCGAAGGAAGAGAAGTTATAGTTGAAAGAACCGATGATTCAAACAACGTAAGAGTTACAGTTTCAGGGCTGGTAGAGATGGATATAAGGGTCAGGCCTATTGGAGCTATGGAAAACAAGGTTCACAATTACCAGATACCTGCAGGGGATTCTTTTGCTCACTTAGAGACACAATTCAGGTTTTCCAACTTGTCTGATCTTGTGGAAGGAGTTTTGGGAAAGACTTACAGGCCAGGCTATGTTAGTCCAGTAAAGGTTGGAGTTCTGATGCCAATGATGGGCGGAGAGGACAAGTATGAAACTCCATCACTCTTTTCACCCATCTGCAAGGTCTGCAGGTTCCAAAGGCAATCTGGACTTGCTCAATTCTGA
- the LOC126788111 gene encoding beta-galactosidase 8, whose amino-acid sequence MAVAMRGVEFKIVVLLVVGVLATASFCTTVSYDHRALVIDGKRRVLVSGSIHYPRSTPEMWPDLIQKSKDGGLDVIETYVFWNSHEPVRGQYNFEGRNDLVRFVKAVAEAGLYVHLRIGPYVCAEWNYGGFPLWLHFIPGIKLRTDNEPYKAEMQRFTAKIVDMMKNEKLYASQGGPIILSQIENEYGNIDKAYGPAAKTYINWAANMAVSLDTGVPWVMCQQADAPSSVINTCNGFYCDQFTPNSNSTPKIWTENWSGWFLSFGGAVPQRPVEDLAFAVARFYQRGGTFQNYYMYHGGTNFGRSSGGPFISTSYDYDAPLDEYGLLRQPKWGHLKDVHKAIKLCEAAMVATDPSISTLGRNIEAAVYKTGSVCSAFLANVDTKSDATVTFNGNSYQLPAWSVSILPDCKNVVLNTAKINAAAMIPSFTRQSVSADVKPTEAVGSSWSWINEPVGISKRDAFTRKGLLEQINTTADKSDYLWYSTSIDVKGGYKADLHVQSLGHALHAFVNGKLAGSGTGNSGNAKVSVEIPVEFASGKNTIDLLSLTVGLQNYGAFFDLAGAGITGPVQLKGSTNGTTIDLSSQQWTYQIGLKGEDEDLPSGSSQWISQPTLPKNQPLTWYKTQFDTSGGSNPVALDFTGMGKGEAWVNGQSIGRYWPTNIAPKTGCSVTCNYRGAYSADKCRKNCGKPSQELYHVPRSWMKSSGNTLVLFEEVGGDPTQLSFATKQVESLCSHVSESHPSPVDMWSSDSKAGRKSQPRLSLECPFPNQVISSIKFASYGKPSGTCGSFSHGSCQSTRALSIVQKACVGSKSCSIEVSTNTFGDPCKGEAKSLAVEASCK is encoded by the exons ATGGCTGTGGCAATGAGAGGAGTTGAGTTTAAGATAGTGGTGCTTTTGGTGGTGGGAGTTTTGGCGACGGCGTCGTTTTGCACGACGGTTAGTTACGACCACAGGGCGCTTGTGATCGATGGAAAGCGAAGAGTTTTAGTCTCTGGCTCCATTCACTACCCTCGTAGCACTCCAGAG ATGTGGCCGGACCTTATTCAGAAATCCAAGGATGGAGGATTGGATGTGATCGAGACCTATGTGTTCTGGAACTCACATGAACCAGTTCGAGGCCAG TATAACTTTGAGGGTAGGAACGATTTGGTTCGATTCGTGAAGGCAGTAGCAGAAGCAGGTCTCTATGTGCATCTCCGAATCGGGCCTTATGTGTGTGCAGAATGGAATTACGg TGGCTTTCCTCTTTGGCTGCATTTCATACCCGGAATTAAGTTGCGGACTGATAATGAGCCCTACAAG GCAGAAATGCAGCGGTTCACGGCCAAAATCGTTGACATGATGAAGAATGAGAAGCTTTATGCTTCTCAGGGAGGACCCATCATTCTATCCCAG ATCGAAAATGAGTATGGAAACATTGATAAAGCATATGGGCCTGCTGCCAAAACGTACATTAACTGGGCAGCGAACATGGCTGTGTCTTTGGATACAGGTGTGCCCTGGGTCATGTGCCAGCAAGCTGATGCTCCTTCTTCAGTG ATTAACACTTGCAATGGATTTTACTGCGATCAATTTACCCCAAATTCTAACAGTACACCAAAAATTTGGACTGAGAATTGGAGTGGATG GTTTCTTTCCTTTGGTGGTGCTGTACCTCAGAGACCGGTGGAAGACCTTGCATTTGCTGTAGCACGCTTCTACCAGCGAGGTGGAACTTTCCAGAATTACTATATG TACCATGGCGGAACCAACTTTGGGCGGTCTAGTGGAGGTCCTTTTATTTCTACAAGTTATGACTATGATGCTCCACTTGATGAGTATG GACTTCTTAGGCAGCCGAAGTGGGGTCATCTAAAAGATGTGCATAAGGCTATAAAGCTTTGTGAAGCTGCAATGGTGGCTACTGACCCGTCAATTTCTACACTGGGCCGAAACATTGAG GCAGCTGTTTACAAAACAGGATCAGTATGTTCTGCTTTTCTTGCCAATGTTGACACCAAATCTGATGCCACTGTGACTTTCAATGGAAATTCATATCAATTGCCTGCATGGTCTGTGAGCATCTTACCTGACTGCAAAAACGTAGTTCTTAACACTGCAAAG ATTAATGCTGCCGCTATGATTCCAAGCTTCACGCGTCAATCAGTTTCAGCTGATGTTAAACCCACTGAAGCTGTGGGCTCAAGCTGGAGTTGGATCAATGAACCAGTGGGCATCTCAAAGCGTGATGCATTTACTAGAAAAGGATTATTGGAGCAGATAAACACTACAGCTGATAAAAGTGACTATTTATGGTACTCTACCAG CATCGATGTCAAAGGTGGATATAAAGCTGATCTTCATGTGCAATCACTTGGTCATGCTCTTCATGCTTTTGTCAATGGAAAGCTTGCAG GGAGTGGAACAGGCAACAGTGGCAATGCCAAGGTTTCCGTGGAGATCCCTGTTGAATTTGCATCTGGGAAGAACACAATTGATCTTCTGAGTCTGACCGTTGGGCTTCAG AACTATGGAGCATTCTTTGACTTAGCTGGTGCTGGAATCACTGGTCCTGTACAACTGAAAGGCTCAACAAATGGCACTACTATTGATCTTTCTTCACAGCAATGGACCTATCAG ATCGGACTTAAAGGTGAAGATGAAGACCTTCCCAGTGGAAGTTCTCAGTGGATCTCACAACCTACCTTGCCCAAGAATCAGCCCTTGACGTGGTACAAG ACCCAATTTGACACCTCTGGAGGCAGTAACCCTGTTGCACTAGACTTCACAGGAATGGGGAAGGGTGAGGCATGGGTGAATGGACAAAGCATCGGACGTTACTGGCCAACTAATATTGCTCCAAAAACTGGTTGCAGTGTCACATGCAATTACAGAGGAGCTTATAGTGCAGACAAATGTCGAAAGAACTGTGGAAAGCCATCTCAGGAACT GTACCACGTTCCTCGTTCATGGATGAAATCTAGTGGCAATACTCTTGTACTATTTGAGGAAGTTGGGGGTGATCCAACACAGTTATCTTTTGCCACAAAACAGGTAGAAAGTTTGTGCTCCCATGTATCAGAGTCCCACCCATCACCTGTTGATATGTGGAGTTCAGATTCAAAAGCGGGAAGGAAGTCACAGCCTAGGCTATCTCTTGAGTGCCCATTTCCTAATCAGGTCATTTCCTCAATAAAGTTTGCAAGTTACGGGAAACCTAGTGGGACTTGTGGGAGCTTTAGCCATGGCTCTTGTCAGAGCACTAGAGCTCTATCCATTGTACAGAAG GCGTGTGTTGGATCAAAGAGTTGTAGCATCGAAGTATCAACTAATACATTTGGTGACCCATGTAAAGGAGAAGCAAAGAGTTTAGCAGTGGAAGCTTCTTGTAAATAG